From the Sinorhizobium garamanticum genome, one window contains:
- a CDS encoding DUF982 domain-containing protein, whose translation MNDIRFPVPVRLRLATAEERVIANSWEALECLAQWPEGARGRAYRAACRVCRNALDGWRRPQEARRAFVKAARRAGLLRSR comes from the coding sequence ATGAACGATATTCGATTTCCCGTTCCGGTGAGATTACGCCTGGCCACCGCCGAGGAGCGAGTTATCGCCAATTCCTGGGAAGCGCTGGAGTGCCTTGCCCAGTGGCCCGAAGGCGCGCGAGGGCGAGCCTATCGCGCAGCCTGTCGGGTCTGCCGCAACGCCTTGGACGGCTGGAGACGGCCGCAAGAAGCAAGAAGGGCATTCGTGAAGGCGGCACGACGCGCCGGGCTGCTACGCTCCCGCTAA
- the hutH gene encoding histidine ammonia-lyase, protein MTIVLKPGSVPLKDLETIYWTREPARLDPTFDAAIAKSAARIAEIAAGNAPVYGINTGFGKLASIKIDSADVTTLQRNLILSHCCGVGAPLPENIVRLIMALKLVSLGRGASGVRLELVRLIEAMQERGVIPLIPEKGSVGASGDLAPLAHMAAVMMGHGEAFFDGARMPGGAALEKAGLSPVTLAAKEGLALINGTQASSALALAGLFRAHRAAQAALITGALSTDAAMGSSAPFHPDIHTLRGHRGQIDTAAALRQLLEGSVIRQSHIEGDERVQDPYCIRCQPQVDGACLDLLRSVAASLTIEANAVTDNPLVLSDNSVVSGGNFHAEPVAFAADQIALAVCEIGAIAQRRIALLVDPALSYGLPAFLAKKPGLNSGLMIAEVTSAALMSENKQLAHPASVDSTPTSANQEDHVSMACHGARRLLQMTDNLFSIIGIEALTAVQGVEFRAPLTTSAELSKAVAAVRSVSPTIEEDRYMADDLKAAGELIASGALNAAVSDGILPKLGL, encoded by the coding sequence ATGACTATCGTACTTAAGCCAGGCTCCGTTCCGCTCAAGGATCTGGAGACGATCTACTGGACCCGGGAACCGGCCCGCCTCGATCCCACCTTCGACGCCGCCATTGCAAAAAGCGCCGCTCGCATCGCCGAAATCGCTGCCGGCAATGCCCCGGTTTACGGCATCAACACCGGCTTCGGCAAACTTGCCTCGATCAAGATCGACAGCGCCGACGTGACGACGCTGCAGCGCAACCTCATCCTGTCGCATTGCTGCGGCGTGGGTGCGCCTCTGCCGGAAAACATCGTCCGGCTGATCATGGCGCTGAAGCTCGTCTCGCTCGGCCGCGGCGCTTCGGGCGTTCGCCTCGAACTCGTCCGCCTGATCGAGGCGATGCAGGAACGGGGCGTGATCCCGCTGATCCCGGAAAAGGGTTCGGTCGGCGCATCGGGCGACCTTGCGCCGCTTGCGCACATGGCGGCCGTGATGATGGGCCACGGAGAAGCGTTCTTCGATGGTGCGCGCATGCCGGGCGGAGCCGCGCTTGAAAAGGCCGGACTTTCGCCCGTGACACTCGCCGCGAAGGAAGGCCTCGCCCTGATCAACGGCACGCAGGCGTCCAGCGCCCTGGCGCTCGCCGGCCTCTTCCGTGCCCATCGCGCCGCGCAGGCGGCGCTCATCACCGGGGCGCTTTCGACCGATGCCGCAATGGGATCGTCCGCACCCTTCCATCCCGACATCCACACGCTGCGCGGCCATCGGGGCCAGATCGACACCGCGGCCGCCCTTCGCCAATTGCTCGAGGGATCCGTGATCCGGCAGAGCCATATCGAGGGCGACGAACGGGTGCAGGATCCCTACTGCATCCGCTGTCAGCCGCAAGTCGACGGCGCCTGCCTCGACCTCCTGCGCTCCGTCGCCGCATCGCTCACGATCGAGGCCAACGCCGTCACCGACAATCCGCTGGTGCTATCGGATAACTCCGTCGTCTCGGGCGGCAATTTCCACGCCGAACCGGTGGCCTTCGCTGCCGACCAGATCGCGCTTGCGGTTTGCGAAATCGGCGCGATCGCGCAGCGCCGCATCGCGCTTCTTGTCGATCCCGCGCTCAGCTATGGCCTGCCGGCGTTCCTGGCCAAGAAGCCAGGGCTCAACTCGGGCCTGATGATCGCCGAAGTCACCTCCGCCGCGCTGATGTCGGAAAACAAGCAACTCGCGCATCCGGCTTCTGTCGACTCGACGCCGACATCGGCCAATCAGGAAGACCACGTGTCGATGGCCTGCCACGGAGCGCGCCGCCTGCTGCAGATGACCGACAACCTGTTCTCGATCATCGGCATCGAGGCCCTGACAGCCGTCCAGGGCGTCGAGTTCCGGGCGCCGCTGACGACGAGCGCGGAACTGTCGAAGGCAGTGGCTGCCGTACGCAGTGTGTCGCCGACGATCGAAGAGGACCGCTACATGGCCGACGATCTGAAGGCGGCTGGCGAGCTCATCGCGTCCGGCGCGCTCAACGCCGCCGTCTCCGATGGCATCCTTCCGAAGCTGGGTCTCTGA
- the hutI gene encoding imidazolonepropionase produces the protein MDGNRSASSGKTSLWRNARLATLREDMGPLGIIENGAVATRGDRIIYAGSENDLPADLSRADQVFNCEGRWMTPALIDCHTHIVHGGNRAREFQLRLEGATYEEIARAGGGIASTVKATNALSVEELVRAALPRLDTLLGEGVATVEVKSGYGLNIEAELKMLRAARRLQELRPVRIVTSYLAAHATPPEYKGRNGDYIADVVLPGLESAHAEGLVDAVDGFCEGIAFSPAEIGRVFDAAKALGLSVKLHAEQLSDLGGAKLAASYGALSADHLEYLDAEGAAALAKAGTVAVLLPGAFYTLRERQLPPVEALRAAGTRIAIATDCNPGTSPLTSVLLTMNMSATLFRLTVGECLAGVTREAARALGILDKTGTIEVGKFADLAIWNIDEPAELIYRIGFNPLHQRIFGGERIGQ, from the coding sequence ATGGACGGAAACAGGAGCGCGAGTTCAGGCAAGACCAGCCTCTGGCGCAACGCGCGCCTTGCGACGCTTCGCGAGGATATGGGCCCGCTCGGCATCATCGAGAACGGCGCCGTGGCCACACGCGGCGACCGGATCATATATGCCGGCTCCGAGAATGACCTGCCCGCGGACCTCTCCCGGGCCGATCAAGTCTTCAATTGCGAAGGCCGCTGGATGACGCCGGCGCTCATCGACTGCCACACCCATATCGTCCATGGCGGCAACCGCGCGCGTGAATTCCAGCTGCGGCTCGAAGGTGCCACTTACGAGGAGATCGCGCGCGCCGGCGGTGGCATTGCCTCGACGGTGAAGGCGACCAATGCCCTGTCGGTCGAGGAACTGGTGCGAGCAGCACTTCCGAGGCTCGACACGCTGCTTGGCGAGGGAGTCGCAACGGTCGAGGTGAAGTCCGGCTATGGCCTGAACATCGAGGCCGAGCTGAAGATGCTGCGAGCCGCGCGCCGGCTGCAGGAGTTGCGCCCCGTGCGCATCGTGACGAGCTATCTCGCCGCGCACGCGACACCTCCCGAATATAAGGGGCGCAACGGCGACTATATCGCCGATGTCGTGCTGCCGGGCCTGGAAAGCGCCCACGCCGAGGGCCTGGTCGACGCAGTCGACGGCTTCTGCGAAGGCATCGCCTTCTCTCCCGCCGAGATCGGCCGTGTCTTCGATGCCGCGAAGGCGCTCGGCCTGTCGGTCAAGCTCCACGCGGAGCAGCTTTCGGATCTTGGCGGCGCCAAGCTCGCGGCCTCCTATGGCGCGCTTTCGGCCGACCATCTCGAATATCTCGACGCGGAAGGCGCAGCGGCACTGGCAAAGGCCGGAACCGTCGCCGTGCTTCTGCCCGGTGCATTCTATACGCTTCGGGAAAGGCAACTGCCGCCGGTCGAAGCGCTGCGCGCTGCCGGCACGCGCATCGCCATTGCGACGGACTGCAATCCGGGCACCTCGCCGCTGACGTCGGTGCTTCTGACCATGAACATGTCGGCGACGCTCTTCCGGCTGACCGTCGGCGAATGCCTGGCGGGCGTCACGCGCGAGGCCGCACGCGCGCTCGGAATCCTCGACAAGACCGGCACGATCGAGGTCGGCAAATTCGCGGACCTCGCGATTTGGAACATCGATGAGCCTGCCGAACTTATCTACCGGATAGGCTTCAATCCGCTGCATCAGCGCATCTTTGGAGGCGAAAGAATCGGCCAATGA
- the hutU gene encoding urocanate hydratase — translation MNNPRHNIREVRSPRGIEISAKSWLTEAPLRMLMNNLDPEVAENPHELVVYGGIGRAARTWADFDRIVATLKDLNEDETLLVQSGKPVGVFRTHKDAPRVLIANSNLVPHWATWDHFNELDKKGLAMYGQMTAGSWIYIGSQGIVQGTYETFVEAGRQHYGGNLKGKWVLTGGLGGMGGAQPLAAVMAGVCCLAVECNPDSIDFRLRTRYLDAKAETLDEAMEMIDRWTKAGEAKSVGLLGNTAEILPEMVRRGIRPDLVTDQTSAHDPVNGYLPKGWTMGQWKEKRVSDPKAVEKAARASMREHVEAMIAFQKMGVPTFDYGNNIRQIAKDEGLENAFAFPGFVPAYIRPLFCRGIGPFRWAALSGDPEDIRKTDAKVKELLPDNKHLHNWLDMAKERIAYQGLPARICWVGLGDRHRLGLAFNEMVRKGELSAPIVIGRDHLDSGSVASPNRETEAMKDGSDAVSDWPLLNALLNTASGATWVSLHHGGGVGMGFSQHSGVVICCDGSEDADRRIERVLWNDPATGVMRHADAGYDIAIDCAKEKGLRLPGILGN, via the coding sequence GTGAATAATCCGCGCCATAATATCCGCGAGGTGCGCAGCCCGCGTGGTATCGAGATCAGCGCCAAGAGCTGGCTGACCGAAGCGCCGCTGCGCATGCTGATGAACAATCTCGACCCAGAGGTCGCCGAGAACCCGCACGAACTCGTCGTCTATGGCGGCATCGGCCGCGCCGCCCGCACCTGGGCGGACTTCGACCGGATCGTCGCAACGCTCAAGGATCTCAACGAGGACGAAACGCTGCTCGTCCAGTCCGGCAAGCCGGTCGGCGTCTTCCGCACCCACAAGGATGCGCCGCGCGTGCTGATCGCCAATTCCAACCTCGTGCCGCACTGGGCGACCTGGGACCATTTCAACGAGCTGGATAAGAAGGGTCTCGCCATGTACGGCCAGATGACCGCCGGCTCGTGGATCTATATCGGCTCGCAGGGCATCGTGCAGGGGACCTACGAGACCTTCGTCGAGGCCGGTCGCCAGCATTATGGCGGCAACCTCAAGGGCAAGTGGGTGCTGACCGGCGGCCTCGGCGGCATGGGCGGCGCACAGCCGCTTGCCGCGGTCATGGCCGGCGTCTGCTGCCTTGCCGTCGAATGCAATCCGGACTCGATCGATTTCCGCCTGCGCACCCGCTATCTCGACGCCAAGGCCGAGACGCTGGACGAAGCGATGGAGATGATCGATCGCTGGACCAAGGCGGGCGAAGCGAAATCCGTCGGCCTGCTCGGCAACACGGCGGAAATCCTCCCCGAAATGGTTCGCCGCGGCATTCGGCCCGACCTGGTCACCGACCAGACCTCCGCCCACGATCCGGTCAACGGCTACCTGCCGAAGGGCTGGACGATGGGCCAGTGGAAGGAAAAACGCGTCAGCGACCCGAAGGCCGTCGAAAAGGCAGCACGCGCATCGATGCGCGAGCACGTCGAGGCGATGATCGCCTTCCAGAAGATGGGCGTCCCCACCTTCGACTACGGCAACAACATCCGCCAGATCGCCAAGGACGAGGGTCTTGAAAACGCCTTTGCCTTCCCGGGCTTCGTGCCGGCCTATATTCGCCCGCTGTTCTGCCGCGGCATCGGCCCGTTCCGCTGGGCGGCGCTGTCGGGCGACCCGGAGGACATCCGCAAGACCGACGCCAAGGTGAAGGAACTGCTGCCGGACAACAAGCACCTGCACAACTGGCTGGACATGGCCAAGGAACGCATCGCCTACCAGGGCCTGCCGGCGCGCATATGCTGGGTCGGCCTCGGCGACCGTCACCGCCTCGGCCTTGCCTTCAACGAAATGGTTCGCAAGGGCGAACTCAGCGCTCCGATCGTCATCGGCCGCGACCACCTCGATTCCGGCTCCGTCGCTTCGCCGAACCGCGAGACGGAAGCGATGAAGGACGGTTCCGATGCCGTTTCGGACTGGCCGCTCCTGAATGCGCTGCTGAACACGGCTTCCGGCGCGACCTGGGTCTCACTCCACCACGGCGGCGGCGTCGGCATGGGCTTCTCGCAGCATTCGGGCGTCGTGATCTGCTGCGACGGCAGCGAGGACGCCGACCGGCGGATCGAGCGCGTATTGTGGAACGACCCAGCAACCGGCGTCATGCGCCATGCCGATGCCGGCTACGACATTGCCATCGACTGCGCCAAGGAGAAGGGCCTGCGCCTGCCCGGCATTCTCGGGAACTGA
- the hutG gene encoding N-formylglutamate deformylase, giving the protein MAVFEVRRGTSPVILGFPHTGTDVPAPIWERLNDNGRILADTDWHIHELYEGLLPEATTVRATFHRYVIDANRDPEGVSLYPGQNTTGLVPETDFDGVSIWKEDQAPTETDIATRLRDFHAPYHAALAAEIERVKAIHGVAVLYDCHSIRSHIPFLFEGKLPDFNIGTDMGKTCGAEIETATTDIAASAEGYNSILNGRFKGGWTTRHYGRPETGVHAIQMELAQSTHLATEASPFSLDSAKAERLRTHLKAILKRIETTAFALKLTGSEA; this is encoded by the coding sequence ATGGCCGTTTTCGAAGTCCGTCGGGGCACCTCGCCCGTCATCCTTGGCTTTCCCCACACGGGCACCGACGTGCCCGCACCGATCTGGGAGCGGTTGAACGACAACGGTCGCATCCTCGCCGACACGGACTGGCACATCCACGAGCTCTACGAAGGACTTCTGCCGGAAGCCACGACCGTGCGCGCGACCTTCCACCGCTACGTCATCGACGCCAACCGCGACCCGGAAGGCGTGAGCCTCTATCCCGGCCAGAACACCACCGGCCTCGTGCCGGAAACCGATTTCGATGGCGTGTCGATCTGGAAGGAGGATCAGGCACCGACGGAGACCGACATTGCGACAAGGCTTCGCGATTTCCATGCTCCTTATCACGCGGCACTCGCCGCCGAGATCGAGCGCGTCAAGGCGATCCATGGCGTGGCGGTGCTCTACGACTGCCACTCGATCCGCTCGCACATTCCCTTCCTCTTCGAAGGCAAGCTGCCCGACTTCAATATCGGCACGGATATGGGCAAGACCTGCGGCGCCGAAATAGAAACGGCAACGACAGATATCGCCGCTTCGGCAGAGGGTTACAACAGCATCTTGAACGGCCGCTTCAAGGGCGGCTGGACCACCCGTCACTATGGCCGGCCCGAAACGGGTGTCCACGCGATCCAGATGGAACTTGCGCAGTCCACACACCTGGCGACCGAAGCGTCGCCGTTCTCGCTGGATTCCGCGAAGGCCGAACGCCTCCGCACCCATCTCAAGGCCATCCTGAAACGCATCGAAACAACGGCATTCGCCCTCAAACTGACAGGGAGTGAGGCATGA
- a CDS encoding MFS transporter produces MDKRLIWLAVGSFTMSTVGFVFSSLLPSIAADTHTTIPHAGHLITVFSLSYAIGAPLLSALAGAADRRRLLVAAMLAFVAGNWIAATSVSFTTLLLAQIVMGMASGLFAATAQATAVSLAGPEHRALAISIVVGGTTFAVALGAPLGALIAAFWGWRGTFWAVALLGLACATVLWLRLPRGLSGTKLTLSERFSAIGLPGVASSLMVTFLYLAGAFVIISYLAPLAIDGAGLSKMALPGLLLAFGVGAVIGNLSSGFLADRVGATRVVVLSLMSALVVSLVIALGLNLLPRDLAGLLLIGIMVPWGIIGWAFPPAQASRLVGFAPEMAHLTLSLNASAIYLGIASGTAIGGRVLENTAAANLGFFAALFPVAALAALYVGLRSYRRRFAATLAE; encoded by the coding sequence ATGGACAAGCGCCTTATCTGGCTCGCTGTCGGCTCCTTCACGATGAGCACAGTCGGCTTCGTTTTTTCGAGCCTTCTGCCATCGATCGCGGCCGACACACACACGACCATCCCGCATGCGGGGCACCTGATCACTGTGTTCTCGCTTTCCTACGCCATCGGCGCGCCGCTGCTTTCCGCGCTAGCCGGAGCGGCTGACAGGCGGCGGCTGCTTGTGGCTGCGATGCTTGCCTTCGTGGCGGGCAACTGGATTGCTGCGACAAGTGTCTCGTTCACCACACTGCTGCTTGCCCAAATCGTGATGGGAATGGCGAGTGGACTGTTTGCTGCCACCGCCCAGGCGACGGCGGTTTCGCTGGCCGGCCCGGAGCATCGCGCGCTGGCAATCTCGATCGTCGTGGGCGGTACCACCTTCGCAGTGGCGCTGGGTGCCCCTCTCGGCGCGCTGATCGCCGCCTTCTGGGGCTGGCGTGGCACGTTCTGGGCGGTCGCCTTGCTCGGGCTCGCCTGCGCCACAGTGTTGTGGCTGCGTCTGCCGCGGGGCCTCAGCGGAACGAAGCTGACGCTTTCCGAACGCTTCAGCGCCATCGGCCTCCCGGGCGTGGCCTCGTCGCTGATGGTGACCTTTCTCTATCTTGCCGGCGCCTTCGTGATCATCTCCTATCTCGCGCCGCTGGCGATCGACGGAGCGGGGCTTTCGAAAATGGCGCTGCCAGGCCTGCTACTTGCTTTCGGCGTGGGCGCGGTGATCGGCAACCTTTCCAGCGGCTTTTTGGCCGACCGGGTCGGCGCGACGCGCGTGGTGGTGCTTTCGCTGATGTCGGCGCTGGTGGTGTCGCTGGTAATTGCCCTCGGGCTCAACCTCCTGCCGCGCGACCTCGCCGGCCTGCTGCTGATCGGCATCATGGTGCCGTGGGGCATCATCGGCTGGGCGTTCCCGCCGGCCCAGGCGAGCCGCCTCGTCGGCTTCGCGCCGGAGATGGCGCATCTGACACTGTCGCTCAACGCCTCGGCTATCTATCTCGGCATCGCCAGTGGCACCGCGATCGGTGGGCGGGTGCTGGAAAACACGGCCGCAGCCAACCTCGGCTTCTTCGCGGCACTGTTTCCGGTGGCAGCACTCGCCGCCCTCTACGTGGGCCTGCGCTCCTACCGGCGGCGCTTCGCGGCCACCCTGGCGGAATAG